In one Paraburkholderia megapolitana genomic region, the following are encoded:
- a CDS encoding ATP-binding protein: MMWSSIRRRLMLLILAGLALIWGLALVSSYRQATREVAEWEEARLAELAQILAQLGQADLVTLANARIDVREEEKGGDPGANDEDDDDTLPRDALFQVRDAQGHALAGSPQLHVLHAWDLPLPASSGARTIVLGNAAWHTFTLREAPFGHTVRVFEPANTRSDLVSGVALRIARPMVIALPVLALLVWFGIGWSLAPLRTLSTAIRARDVNRLESVDIGRAPTEVRPLVDAINLVLSRLQLSLERERAFTANAAHELKTPLAAIKVQAQVALGEPDASLQRLAMERVVQGVDRSARLADQLLLLARLDEHDKMPGAALKPAVVAQDAILAHKGRVQQARMSVALRGSLDAQIAAEPVLIGILLDNLIDNAIKYGRPGGHIEVDIREEVGRVCVSVRDDGPGVATGDLAHLTSRFFRATGTHATGSGLGLSIVARIAEHFDANLHLGSGIGGRGLAVDVSFPDYVAAR, from the coding sequence GTGATGTGGTCGTCGATCCGTCGTCGTTTGATGCTGCTGATCCTCGCAGGCCTCGCGCTGATCTGGGGTCTTGCGCTGGTGTCGAGTTACCGGCAGGCCACACGCGAAGTGGCGGAGTGGGAAGAGGCACGCCTCGCGGAGCTCGCGCAGATCCTCGCGCAACTCGGTCAGGCAGATCTCGTCACGCTGGCCAATGCACGGATCGATGTGCGTGAAGAAGAGAAAGGCGGCGACCCCGGCGCAAACGACGAAGACGATGACGACACGCTGCCGCGCGACGCCTTGTTTCAGGTCCGCGACGCGCAGGGCCACGCGCTCGCAGGCAGTCCGCAACTCCATGTATTGCACGCGTGGGACCTGCCATTACCGGCGTCGAGCGGCGCGCGAACTATCGTGCTTGGCAACGCCGCATGGCACACGTTCACGCTGCGTGAAGCGCCCTTTGGACACACGGTGCGCGTGTTCGAGCCCGCCAATACGCGCAGCGATCTGGTGAGCGGTGTCGCGCTGCGGATCGCGCGGCCGATGGTCATCGCGTTGCCGGTTCTGGCGCTGCTGGTGTGGTTCGGTATCGGCTGGAGTCTCGCACCGTTGCGCACGCTGTCAACGGCCATTCGTGCACGCGATGTCAACCGCCTCGAGTCCGTCGACATCGGCCGCGCGCCCACCGAGGTGCGGCCGCTCGTCGATGCGATCAATCTCGTACTGTCGCGTCTGCAACTATCGCTCGAACGCGAACGCGCCTTCACGGCCAACGCGGCCCACGAGCTGAAGACCCCGCTTGCTGCGATCAAGGTGCAGGCGCAAGTCGCATTGGGCGAGCCGGACGCATCGCTGCAACGTCTCGCCATGGAGCGTGTCGTGCAGGGTGTGGATCGCAGCGCCCGGCTCGCCGATCAGCTGTTGCTGCTCGCGCGGCTCGACGAGCACGACAAGATGCCTGGTGCCGCACTCAAACCCGCTGTCGTGGCACAAGACGCGATACTGGCACACAAGGGTCGCGTGCAACAGGCGCGTATGTCCGTTGCACTGCGCGGCAGCCTCGATGCGCAGATCGCCGCCGAGCCGGTACTGATCGGCATCCTGCTCGACAACCTCATCGACAATGCGATCAAGTACGGACGCCCCGGCGGCCATATCGAAGTCGACATACGCGAAGAGGTCGGCCGTGTTTGCGTGAGCGTTCGCGACGATGGCCCGGGAGTCGCTACCGGCGACCTCGCACATCTCACGAGCCGTTTTTTTCGTGCTACCGGCACGCACGCGACGGGCAGTGGACTGGGTCTGTCGATCGTCGCACGCATCGCCGAACACTTCGACGCGAACCTGCATCTCGGTAGCGGCATCGGCGGTCGCGGGCTGGCCGTCGACGTGTCGTTTCCCGACTACGTCGCCGCGCGCTGA
- the hpnI gene encoding bacteriohopanetetrol glucosamine biosynthesis glycosyltransferase HpnI produces the protein MITAHLIALVLAYACGVGAVLGIVYTVLAAVLIGRFFARPVAEPTSFPPVTIVKPLHGNEWALLANLRSFCEQDYPGPVQFLFGVHDSNDPALLVVDEIRRLHPDAHMTVVADARLYGPNRKISNILNMLPQAQHDVLVFADSDVSVPPEYLRHLVGELQNPGVGLVTCAYRGQPDPGFWPRLSAKAINYHFLPGVVTGLTLGLARPCFGQTIAMRRDTLEKIGGFAPFVHHLAEDHAIGEAVRMIGEKVVVPPFAIAHACVETSARQLISHELRWSRTIRSIDPLGHVGSALMHPLAFALLAVLLSGALTWSWLLVPAAICTRLALKMSSDRALRQAHGGLWLLPFWDLVSFAIFVFSFRSSRVMWRGFRFDVDGDGLLTAVQDERPVGNG, from the coding sequence GTGATTACCGCCCACTTGATCGCCCTCGTGCTCGCTTATGCGTGCGGCGTGGGGGCGGTGCTTGGCATCGTCTATACGGTGCTCGCGGCGGTCCTGATCGGCCGTTTCTTTGCACGGCCGGTGGCCGAGCCGACGAGCTTTCCGCCGGTCACTATCGTTAAACCTTTGCACGGCAACGAGTGGGCACTGCTTGCCAATCTGCGGAGTTTTTGCGAGCAGGACTATCCTGGTCCGGTGCAATTCCTGTTTGGCGTGCACGATTCGAATGATCCTGCGCTGCTGGTTGTCGATGAGATTCGACGCCTGCATCCCGATGCGCATATGACGGTCGTCGCCGATGCGCGCCTGTACGGTCCGAACCGCAAGATCAGCAATATCCTCAACATGCTGCCGCAGGCGCAACACGACGTGCTCGTGTTCGCCGACAGCGACGTAAGCGTGCCACCTGAATATCTGCGCCATCTGGTCGGCGAACTGCAGAACCCTGGCGTCGGTCTCGTCACGTGTGCCTATCGTGGGCAGCCCGATCCTGGCTTCTGGCCGCGTCTATCGGCCAAGGCGATCAACTATCACTTTCTACCTGGCGTCGTGACCGGACTGACGCTCGGACTTGCGCGCCCGTGCTTCGGCCAGACGATTGCAATGCGTCGCGACACGCTTGAGAAGATCGGTGGATTCGCGCCTTTCGTGCACCATCTCGCCGAAGATCACGCGATCGGCGAAGCGGTACGCATGATCGGCGAGAAGGTCGTGGTCCCGCCGTTTGCGATTGCACATGCATGCGTCGAAACCAGTGCGCGTCAGTTGATCTCGCATGAACTGCGCTGGAGTCGCACGATCCGCAGCATCGATCCGCTTGGTCATGTCGGCTCTGCGTTGATGCATCCGCTAGCGTTTGCGCTGCTTGCCGTGCTGCTGTCAGGCGCGCTGACGTGGTCGTGGCTGCTGGTGCCGGCGGCTATCTGTACGCGGCTCGCACTGAAGATGTCGTCTGACCGCGCGTTGCGCCAGGCGCATGGCGGTCTGTGGTTACTGCCGTTCTGGGACCTTGTTTCGTTCGCGATTTTCGTCTTCAGCTTCCGCTCGTCGCGCGTGATGTGGCGCGGCTTTCGTTTCGACGTCGACGGCGATGGGCTGCTGACGGCGGTGCAGGACGAACGACCGGTGGGCAACGGATGA
- a CDS encoding EF-hand domain-containing protein, whose product MTMRMTVRVCLIAGLLGVVSGAYAAGDTQAVAPANASGHGGVDGPFFPTRLPMAKQTPSTGTTLDQQADARLDASLKSTALGQGAMTQAQAQQAGLGYVANNFKTIDRNGTGKVTADDVKRYLESSK is encoded by the coding sequence ATGACGATGCGTATGACAGTGCGGGTCTGCCTGATCGCGGGGTTGCTCGGCGTCGTATCGGGCGCGTATGCGGCCGGCGACACGCAGGCAGTTGCCCCGGCGAATGCCAGCGGACATGGTGGTGTGGATGGTCCGTTTTTCCCGACGCGCCTGCCGATGGCAAAGCAGACACCGTCCACCGGTACGACGCTCGACCAGCAAGCGGATGCGCGGCTCGATGCGAGCCTCAAGTCGACGGCGCTGGGGCAGGGCGCGATGACCCAGGCTCAGGCGCAGCAAGCCGGGCTCGGTTACGTGGCCAATAACTTCAAGACGATCGACCGCAACGGCACCGGCAAAGTAACCGCCGACGATGTGAAGCGTTATCTGGAGTCGTCGAAGTAA
- a CDS encoding S10 family serine carboxypeptidase-like protein has protein sequence MQGTHDSHYLPLSATSTARHTRRRQPLGRVTQIGLGVSALTLALALSGCGGDVNTAADQPTVDNTAYSAKAGDGLNAAQANEQVAVAYHQWTDGSGKNIAYTTTTGHLTATSPSGQPEASMSYVAYTAPSQDGSNRPVTFFYNGGPGSASIWLRLGSFAPTRVATPDPYMGNWPNYPEVPNKESLIATTDMVFIDPPGTGLSEAILPNTNKTFWGADPDVNVMRDFIKRYIAANHRAGSPTYLYGESYGGPRTAMLSLALETAGVHLTGVVLQSPILNYFSGMPNLAQTFGDNTSALKYSTDSMAGLFPSFAQVAAFFGQVSPAPASPLAYAPELSSFVTTQYDTLAKYGQTFEFAGSPLVPNPIFPDSPTYAQWSSLTGMSVSALNAYFGNAFYGTSLVPGSTIGRYDGRVSLPNSDPRLASDSDPSDILISTPFTNVLATQMPNVLKYKAPNATYVPLNNDVINAWDFSHGGQVLPDTVPDLLAAIKLNPALKVLTLHGWHDLATPYVNTEHELARLKTVANLQADVQIKEYTGGHMIYLDDGSRQQLMPDLVQYYQSGAVKGATTLAGLGNAWPDATPANTPAATNVATVSSAVKAAAN, from the coding sequence ATGCAAGGCACCCACGATTCCCACTATCTCCCGCTATCTGCGACGTCGACAGCGCGCCATACCCGGCGCCGTCAGCCGCTTGGACGCGTCACGCAGATCGGTCTCGGCGTCAGTGCGTTGACACTCGCGCTTGCACTGTCCGGCTGCGGCGGCGATGTCAACACCGCAGCCGATCAGCCGACCGTCGACAACACCGCCTATTCCGCCAAGGCCGGCGACGGATTGAATGCCGCGCAGGCCAATGAACAGGTCGCCGTCGCATATCATCAATGGACCGATGGCAGCGGCAAGAACATCGCCTACACGACGACCACGGGTCACCTGACGGCAACCAGTCCGTCGGGCCAGCCTGAAGCGTCGATGTCGTATGTGGCCTACACGGCGCCTAGCCAGGACGGCTCGAACCGCCCGGTGACGTTCTTCTATAACGGCGGCCCTGGATCGGCATCGATCTGGCTGCGCCTCGGTTCGTTTGCACCGACCCGGGTCGCGACGCCCGATCCCTACATGGGCAACTGGCCGAACTATCCGGAAGTGCCGAACAAGGAAAGCCTGATCGCGACCACCGACATGGTGTTTATCGATCCGCCCGGTACCGGTCTGTCCGAAGCGATCCTGCCGAACACCAACAAGACATTCTGGGGCGCGGACCCGGACGTCAACGTGATGCGCGACTTCATCAAGCGCTATATCGCGGCGAATCATCGTGCCGGTTCGCCGACCTACCTGTACGGGGAATCGTATGGCGGTCCGCGTACCGCGATGCTGTCGCTCGCGCTCGAAACGGCCGGCGTGCATCTGACCGGTGTCGTATTGCAATCGCCGATTCTGAATTACTTCTCTGGCATGCCGAACCTCGCGCAGACCTTCGGCGACAACACTTCGGCGCTCAAATACAGCACCGATTCGATGGCCGGTCTGTTCCCGTCGTTTGCGCAAGTCGCCGCGTTCTTTGGCCAGGTCAGCCCGGCGCCGGCGAGCCCGCTTGCTTACGCGCCGGAACTGAGCAGCTTCGTCACGACCCAGTACGACACGCTCGCGAAGTACGGGCAGACGTTCGAATTCGCCGGCTCGCCGCTCGTGCCGAATCCGATTTTCCCCGATTCGCCCACCTATGCGCAGTGGAGCAGTCTGACCGGCATGTCGGTATCCGCGCTGAATGCGTATTTCGGCAACGCGTTCTATGGCACGTCGCTGGTGCCGGGTTCGACGATCGGCCGGTATGACGGACGCGTGTCGCTGCCGAATTCGGACCCGCGACTCGCAAGCGATTCCGATCCGTCCGACATCCTGATCTCGACGCCGTTCACGAATGTGCTCGCGACGCAGATGCCGAACGTGCTCAAGTACAAGGCGCCGAATGCGACGTATGTCCCGTTGAACAACGACGTCATCAACGCGTGGGACTTCTCGCACGGCGGACAGGTGTTGCCCGATACGGTGCCGGACCTGCTTGCCGCGATCAAGCTGAACCCCGCGCTGAAGGTGCTGACGCTGCACGGCTGGCATGACCTGGCTACGCCGTACGTCAACACCGAACATGAACTGGCTCGCCTGAAGACGGTGGCGAATCTGCAGGCCGACGTGCAGATCAAGGAATACACGGGCGGCCACATGATTTACCTCGATGACGGTTCGCGTCAGCAATTGATGCCCGACCTCGTGCAGTACTACCAGAGCGGTGCAGTGAAGGGTGCGACGACGCTGGCCGGGTTGGGTAACGCATGGCCCGACGCGACGCCTGCGAATACGCCGGCTGCCACGAATGTGGCGACTGTGTCGAGCGCGGTGAAGGCCGCTGCAAACTAA
- a CDS encoding lysylphosphatidylglycerol synthase domain-containing protein, translating into MKHLGRATALAGLLVSLWLVWSSHPAAVFGLLRTAGAGVLLAAIAHLLPMLANACDWRSLMRGANRPSLAAMLHLVWIRESVNSMLPVARIGGEVVSFRMLRRRGVRPSTAAGGLIVDMQLTVISQLLFTLAGIGYLFAHAQSDTLRLAGQLAWGVVALTPLLVLFAVVQHASPFERATRVLNRMTSGKLAALVGQSAQIDQAIKLIWRRRAVVLRYLFFWQPLQCVLTAVEIWLALHFLGAHVTLIEAVVIESLIQAVSSAAFFVPGGLGVQEGGFILIGAAFGLDPATCLALAGARRVRDLLIFVPGLFAWQFAESSARLGQAAPGPQRAAT; encoded by the coding sequence ATGAAACACCTGGGCCGTGCGACGGCGCTCGCCGGTCTGCTGGTCTCGCTGTGGCTCGTGTGGAGCAGTCACCCCGCAGCGGTGTTCGGACTGTTGCGCACCGCGGGCGCAGGCGTGCTGCTCGCCGCCATCGCCCATCTGCTGCCGATGCTCGCTAACGCCTGCGACTGGCGTTCGCTGATGCGCGGCGCAAACCGACCGTCGCTCGCGGCGATGCTGCATCTGGTGTGGATTCGCGAGTCGGTGAACAGCATGTTGCCGGTCGCGCGTATCGGTGGCGAGGTCGTATCGTTCCGGATGCTTCGACGTCGCGGTGTGCGGCCGTCGACGGCAGCGGGCGGCCTGATCGTCGATATGCAGTTGACCGTGATCAGTCAGTTGCTGTTCACGCTGGCCGGCATCGGCTATCTGTTCGCGCATGCGCAGTCGGATACGTTGCGTCTGGCCGGGCAGCTCGCATGGGGTGTCGTCGCACTGACGCCGCTGCTCGTGCTGTTCGCAGTGGTCCAGCATGCGAGTCCGTTCGAGCGGGCGACGCGGGTTCTCAACCGCATGACGAGCGGCAAGCTGGCCGCGCTCGTCGGGCAGTCCGCGCAGATCGATCAGGCGATCAAGCTGATCTGGCGCAGGCGCGCGGTTGTGCTGCGCTATCTGTTTTTCTGGCAACCGCTGCAATGCGTGCTGACCGCTGTCGAGATCTGGCTCGCGCTGCATTTTCTCGGCGCACATGTGACGCTGATCGAGGCAGTGGTAATCGAATCGCTGATTCAGGCCGTGAGCAGCGCTGCGTTCTTCGTGCCCGGTGGGCTCGGCGTGCAGGAGGGCGGTTTCATTCTGATCGGCGCTGCATTCGGTCTCGATCCGGCGACCTGTCTTGCTCTCGCGGGTGCACGCCGCGTTCGCGACCTGCTGATCTTCGTTCCCGGTTTGTTCGCGTGGCAATTCGCTGAATCGTCGGCGCGGTTGGGGCAGGCGGCGCCCGGGCCTCAGCGCGCGGCGACGTAG
- a CDS encoding response regulator → MRLLLVEDDEMIAETVLESMRRAGYAIDWAQDGRAAELSLGNDVYDLVLLDLSLPKKDGIDVLGAYRKAGGIAPVIILTARDAVDERIRGLDTGADDYLIKPFDLDELAARVRALLRRRTGQKQPVYAHGELTLDPAAHEVTKSGEQLPLVPREFALLQALIEEPTRVFTKTELEEKLYGWGEEVGSNTIEVHVHSLRRKIGTEQVVTVRGVGYRLKRI, encoded by the coding sequence ATGCGACTGCTGCTGGTCGAAGATGACGAAATGATCGCCGAAACCGTGCTTGAATCGATGCGCCGGGCGGGCTACGCGATCGATTGGGCTCAGGACGGCCGCGCTGCCGAACTGTCGCTCGGCAACGACGTGTACGATCTCGTGTTACTGGACCTGAGCCTGCCGAAGAAGGATGGCATCGACGTGCTCGGCGCCTATCGCAAGGCAGGCGGCATCGCGCCGGTTATCATCCTGACCGCGCGCGACGCTGTGGATGAACGCATTCGCGGACTCGACACTGGCGCGGACGATTACCTGATCAAGCCTTTCGATCTCGACGAACTCGCCGCGCGGGTACGCGCACTATTGCGCCGACGTACCGGCCAGAAACAGCCGGTCTACGCGCACGGAGAGCTCACGCTCGACCCGGCCGCGCACGAAGTCACGAAGAGCGGCGAACAGCTGCCGCTGGTGCCGCGCGAGTTCGCGCTGCTGCAGGCCTTGATCGAAGAGCCGACGCGGGTCTTCACGAAAACCGAGCTTGAGGAAAAACTGTATGGATGGGGCGAGGAAGTGGGCAGCAACACGATCGAAGTCCACGTGCATAGCCTGCGACGCAAGATCGGGACGGAGCAGGTCGTGACGGTGCGCGGCGTGGGCTACCGGTTGAAGAGAATCTGA
- the hpnJ gene encoding hopanoid biosynthesis associated radical SAM protein HpnJ — protein MKTLFLQAPSYDGFDGGAGSRYQAKREIRSFWYPTWLAQPAALVPGSRVLDAPADELSVDATLDIAQDYELVVIHTSTPSFPTDALFAEDLKKRRPDVLIGMVGAKVAVDPHNSLTASEAIDFVCREEFDFTCQEVAEGKPFAQILGLSYRAADGSIEHNGARPILENMDELPFVAPVYKRDLKIDNYFIGYLKHPYVSIYTGRGCRSKCTFCLWPQTVGGHRYRTRSVENVLEEVKWIRDNMPEVKEIMFDDDTFTDFKPRVEEIARGLGKLGVTWSCNAKANVPYATLKIMKENGLRLLLVGYESGDDQILLNIKKGLRTDIARRFSEDCRTLGIKIHGTFILGLPGETQETIVKTIEYAKEINPHTIQVSLAAPYPGTTLYNQAVENGWLEENKVINLVSRSGVQLAAIGYPHLSRDEIYHQLERFYRQFYFRPSKIWEIVREMLTSWEMMKRRLREGVEFFRFLRAHEA, from the coding sequence ATGAAAACGCTGTTTTTGCAGGCACCGTCGTATGACGGTTTCGACGGCGGCGCGGGTTCGCGCTATCAGGCGAAGCGCGAGATCCGCTCGTTCTGGTACCCGACGTGGCTCGCGCAGCCCGCGGCGCTCGTACCCGGTAGCCGCGTGCTCGACGCACCCGCCGACGAGTTGTCTGTCGACGCGACACTCGACATCGCGCAAGACTACGAGCTGGTCGTGATCCATACGAGCACGCCGTCCTTTCCCACCGATGCGCTCTTTGCCGAAGACCTCAAGAAGCGTCGCCCGGACGTGCTGATCGGCATGGTCGGCGCGAAGGTTGCGGTCGATCCGCATAACTCGCTGACGGCATCGGAAGCGATCGATTTCGTCTGTCGCGAAGAGTTCGATTTCACCTGCCAGGAAGTCGCCGAAGGCAAGCCGTTCGCGCAGATCCTGGGCCTGAGCTATCGCGCGGCGGATGGCTCCATCGAACACAACGGCGCGCGTCCGATCCTCGAGAACATGGACGAGCTCCCGTTCGTCGCGCCGGTCTATAAACGCGACCTGAAGATCGATAACTACTTCATCGGTTATCTGAAGCATCCGTATGTGTCGATCTACACGGGCCGCGGTTGCCGCTCGAAGTGCACGTTCTGCCTGTGGCCGCAGACAGTGGGCGGCCATCGTTATCGCACACGCTCGGTGGAGAACGTGCTCGAAGAAGTGAAGTGGATCCGCGACAACATGCCTGAAGTGAAGGAGATCATGTTCGACGACGACACGTTCACCGACTTCAAGCCGCGTGTCGAAGAGATCGCGCGCGGACTGGGCAAGCTCGGCGTGACGTGGTCGTGCAACGCGAAGGCCAACGTGCCGTACGCGACGCTGAAGATCATGAAGGAAAACGGCTTGCGCCTGCTGCTCGTGGGCTATGAATCGGGCGACGACCAGATCCTGCTGAACATCAAGAAGGGACTGCGCACGGACATCGCGCGCCGCTTCAGCGAAGACTGCCGCACGCTCGGTATCAAGATCCACGGCACGTTTATCCTGGGGCTACCGGGCGAGACGCAGGAGACGATCGTCAAGACGATCGAGTACGCGAAGGAAATCAATCCGCACACGATCCAGGTCTCGCTGGCGGCGCCTTATCCGGGCACGACGCTGTATAACCAGGCGGTCGAAAACGGCTGGCTCGAAGAGAACAAGGTAATCAACCTCGTGAGCCGCTCGGGTGTGCAACTGGCCGCAATCGGCTATCCGCATCTGTCACGCGACGAGATCTACCACCAGCTGGAGCGCTTCTACCGGCAGTTCTATTTCCGGCCGTCGAAGATCTGGGAGATCGTGCGCGAGATGCTGACGAGCTGGGAGATGATGAAGCGGCGTCTGCGCGAAGGCGTCGAGTTCTTCCGCTTCCTGCGTGCGCACGAGGCGTGA
- a CDS encoding Fur family transcriptional regulator, translated as MTIHEDLQNVGLRATRPRVLVLDLFRTHGHVHLSAEQIYRRVTEEVRHMSLPTVYRVLGQLVDVGLLASVTFGDGRMVYELSDGKRHDHLICTGCGCVQEFFDPVIDARQAAIASDLDFQLADRQLVLFGLCATCRSHAS; from the coding sequence ATGACCATTCACGAAGATTTGCAGAACGTCGGGCTGCGAGCCACACGTCCGCGCGTTCTGGTACTCGATCTGTTTCGCACGCACGGCCATGTGCATCTGAGCGCGGAGCAGATCTACCGGCGCGTCACCGAAGAAGTCCGTCATATGAGTCTGCCTACGGTCTATCGCGTGCTGGGGCAACTGGTCGACGTTGGACTGCTTGCGAGCGTGACGTTCGGCGATGGCCGCATGGTGTACGAGCTGAGCGACGGCAAGCGCCACGATCATCTGATCTGCACCGGCTGCGGATGCGTTCAGGAATTTTTCGATCCCGTGATCGATGCGCGTCAGGCTGCGATTGCCAGCGACCTGGACTTTCAGTTAGCTGATCGTCAGCTCGTTCTGTTCGGTCTGTGTGCGACATGTAGAAGTCACGCGAGCTAA
- a CDS encoding ATP-binding protein, translated as MASIRRWLLGWLIFGLASASVIAGFGIFHTARQEASELFDYELRTVALSLPANIASTGSDANRSPDLGDLADDRIIIEIWDLDGKLVYHSHQTAVPERQPAGFHSIERAEYHWRMFGVQQSQRFIQVAQPFSVREDLALRLALHTLWPLGVLVPVTIVLVLLVVARGLAPIGGLSRALATRSIESLDALQLDGPVPVEIRPLVDAVNDLLRRLSVASQAQRTFIADAAHELRSPLAALKLQLQAASRDGTLQGEGPVLERIEGRLNRIIHLVQQLLTLAREDAQPVAQMVPVSLRRIGEQTVGDFSLLAEAKQIDLGLECEAASGPNDPYPVQAEPHGLSVLLGNLVDNAIRHTPAGGKVDVILQRTGQGIGFAVVDTGPGIPEAELERVLDRFYRGEGAQGQGSGLGLAIAARVAQRHAVTLTLRNRESGGLAVSVMGF; from the coding sequence ATGGCGTCGATACGCCGCTGGCTGCTCGGCTGGCTGATTTTCGGCCTCGCGAGCGCATCGGTTATCGCAGGCTTCGGCATCTTCCATACTGCGCGCCAGGAGGCGAGCGAACTGTTCGACTACGAACTGCGCACGGTGGCACTCTCGCTGCCGGCGAACATCGCGTCTACCGGTAGCGACGCGAACCGCAGCCCCGATCTCGGCGACCTCGCCGACGACCGCATCATCATTGAGATCTGGGACCTCGACGGCAAGCTGGTTTACCACTCGCACCAGACAGCTGTGCCGGAGCGCCAGCCGGCCGGTTTTCATTCGATCGAACGCGCCGAATATCACTGGAGGATGTTCGGCGTGCAGCAGTCGCAGCGGTTCATCCAGGTGGCGCAACCGTTCTCGGTGCGCGAAGACCTCGCATTGCGTCTTGCGTTGCATACGTTGTGGCCGCTCGGTGTGCTGGTGCCGGTGACGATTGTGCTCGTGCTGCTGGTGGTTGCGCGCGGGCTTGCGCCGATCGGCGGATTGTCGCGTGCGCTCGCAACACGCTCGATCGAATCGCTCGATGCATTGCAACTGGACGGCCCCGTGCCAGTCGAGATCCGGCCGCTCGTCGATGCAGTGAACGATCTGCTGCGACGGCTCAGCGTGGCATCGCAGGCACAACGCACGTTTATCGCCGATGCCGCGCACGAACTGCGCTCGCCGCTCGCGGCGCTGAAGCTGCAATTACAGGCCGCGTCGCGCGACGGCACGTTGCAAGGCGAGGGACCGGTGCTGGAGCGCATCGAAGGACGGTTGAATCGCATCATCCATCTGGTGCAGCAACTGCTGACGCTCGCCCGCGAAGACGCGCAACCGGTGGCGCAGATGGTGCCCGTCAGCCTGCGGCGCATTGGCGAGCAGACGGTGGGCGATTTCTCGCTGCTCGCGGAAGCGAAGCAGATCGACCTCGGTCTCGAGTGCGAGGCAGCAAGCGGACCCAATGATCCCTACCCGGTACAGGCCGAACCGCACGGGCTGAGCGTGCTGCTCGGCAATCTGGTCGACAACGCGATCCGGCACACACCCGCCGGTGGCAAGGTCGATGTGATCCTGCAGCGCACCGGGCAAGGTATCGGTTTTGCAGTCGTTGATACCGGGCCTGGTATTCCCGAGGCGGAACTCGAGCGCGTACTCGACCGGTTCTATCGTGGCGAGGGTGCTCAGGGACAGGGCAGCGGACTGGGACTCGCGATCGCCGCACGCGTTGCGCAGCGGCACGCGGTAACGCTGACATTGCGCAACCGCGAGAGCGGCGGACTGGCGGTCAGTGTGATGGGGTTCTGA
- a CDS encoding response regulator: MRVLLVEDDDLIGCGIEAGLRQAGFAVDWAHDGRKADLALATTTYALVILDLGLPKISGMTLLRQLRDAGNDVPVLVLTAKGTVLDRVDGLEAGADDYLGKPFDLVELLARCRALLRRSQGRSVELIRHGDLSVNPATQTAMLADARVTLTSREWAILIQLLTHRGIPQSRSQLEESLYGWQEEIESNAIEVHVSNLRKKLGAALIRTVRGIGYVVERP; this comes from the coding sequence ATGCGAGTGTTACTCGTTGAAGACGACGATCTGATCGGTTGCGGAATCGAAGCGGGCCTGCGCCAGGCAGGCTTCGCCGTCGACTGGGCACACGACGGCCGCAAGGCCGATCTCGCACTCGCCACCACAACCTATGCACTGGTCATACTCGATCTCGGTCTGCCGAAAATCTCCGGCATGACCTTGCTGAGGCAACTGCGCGACGCCGGTAACGATGTGCCGGTGCTCGTTCTCACCGCGAAAGGCACGGTGCTCGATCGAGTAGATGGACTCGAGGCCGGCGCCGACGACTATCTTGGCAAACCGTTCGATCTCGTCGAACTGCTCGCGCGCTGCCGTGCGCTGTTGCGCCGTTCGCAGGGACGCAGCGTCGAATTGATCCGGCATGGCGATCTGAGCGTCAACCCTGCCACGCAAACCGCCATGCTCGCAGACGCTCGTGTCACATTGACGTCGCGCGAGTGGGCGATCCTGATCCAGTTGCTGACCCATCGCGGCATTCCTCAATCGCGCTCGCAGCTCGAAGAGAGCCTTTACGGCTGGCAGGAAGAGATCGAAAGCAACGCGATCGAAGTGCATGTGTCGAATCTGCGCAAGAAACTCGGGGCCGCACTGATCCGCACGGTGCGCGGTATCGGCTACGTGGTCGAACGCCCGTGA